Sequence from the Streptosporangium brasiliense genome:
CCGGGCCAGCACCGCCATCGAGGCGGCGAACTGCTCGCAGTAGCCGGTCCGGCTGATGAGCAGGAAGTCCGTCAGCGCCGCTCCGCCGTGCCCCTGGGTGGCCAGGCTGTAGGTGAAGCCGCCGTCCTTGGTGAAGAAGTTCTGGAGCTGGAGCGCCTGCTCGTAGCGGCTGGCGTCCCGCTCCGTCACCTGCCTGGCCAGCTCCCTGATCTGCCGGGGCAGGTTGTCCGGCAGCTGCAGGTAGCGCTCGTTGATCTCCGGGGAGGCCGGCGGCGCCGCCTTGAGCGACTCCGCCGTGGGCTTGGGCTCCCTCGTGGTGACCTCGTAGGCCAGCCCATTGGCGGTGTCCTCGGTGGAGAACACCATGAGGGTGTCCCGGTCGGGCCGCCAGTCTCCCTCGATGCGGATCCGGCTGGCGGGGTAGGGCAGCGGCAGGAACTCCAGCGGCCCCCTGATCTGGTCGCTCACCTGGATCTTGGTGGTCGCCTCGGTGACGGGCAGGCTCATGTTCTGGCCCGGGGCGGCCGGCATCGGCCCCTCGGAGACCCGGTCCTCGGAACGGCCCTGCGCCGTCATCGTCCACTGCTCGCCGTCGAAGATGTCCAGCGAGTACAGCCGCAGGTAGCGCGGGACGTTGTCGTTGACGGTGTAGGTCAGGACGGTCGAGTTGCCCGGCAGCGAGAGCTGGCCCCGCAGGTTGACGATCGGGTTCGGGATGGTGATCGAGTTGCTGCCCTTCCCCTTGCCGTTGCCCACGCCGAAGCCGAACAGCGGGTCCGGCTCCAGGGTGGGCAGCAGTGAGGGCAGCAGGATGGCCAGCGCGATCGCGGCGAATCCGATGCGCTTGCCCGACAGTTGCAGGGTCCCGGCGTCGGAGGTGGGCTTCGGGGCGACGAACGACGGGGTCCGGCGCACCAGCACCGCCCTGCCCCAGTGGGTGACCCGCTCCCGCCCGTCGGCGGCCAGCAGCCCCAGGTAGCCCAGGGCCGCGACGATGAACGTCAGCCAGTTGATCGGCTCGGAGATCACCGCGGCCGGGACGGTGAACAGCGCCAGCAGCGGCAGCCCGGTGAGCGCGGCGCGGCGCAGCCGGGAGGCGAGCAGGTCGACGATGATCGCGATCAGGCCGACACCGGTACAGGTCAGCAGGGTGATCCCGGTGTTGGCCGGCACCGGGGCGGCGTACCGCTGGATGTCGGCGAAGCCGGTGAGCAGCGGCTTGGCCAGCCCGATGAGCGACTCCTCGGTGGGGACCACCCACCTCCACACCTTTTCGTCGGTGAACACCGCCATCAGGTAGAACCACAGCGCTATCAGCTGGAGCAGCGTCACCACCGCGGCGGGCAGGGTGTAGCGGCTGCCCAGCATGCTGATCCCGGTGACCAGCAGAATGATCCCCAGGCACGCCCAGAACCAGCTGCCGCCCTGGAAGAGAGGGTAGAGCGCGATCGCGACCGCTCCCGTGGCCGCGCCCGACGCCATGGGAAGTCTCATGAGCCGTCCCTACTGAGTGCGTATCGTCCGCGCTGCGCGGCCCCCTGCCACACGCTCGCGATCGAGGCGCCCGGGGGCAGCCGCACGATGCGCCAGCCCGCCCCGGCGAGGATCGCCTGCGTCGCCTGGTACTCCTCGCTCCGGCCGAGCTCCGGCCGCTCCCAGCCCGCCACGTCCAGCATCACGGCCACGGCGGTGACGTTGCCGTGCCGCAGCCGGGCCAGCGCCTGGGCCTGCTCCACGTCGACCCCGCCGAGCACCGCCACGATCAGGCCGTCGCCGCCGCCCTGCCGCAGCGCGCCGATGCCGTACTCCAGCGACCGCGCCGAGCTCGGCCGCACCACGGCGAGGGTGTCCAGCAGCGACCAGCTCAGCCCGGTGTCGGTGAGGCGCTCGGCGCCCTGGTCGGTGACCAGGCGCAGGCCGAGGCCCTCGCGGGCCAGGTGCACGCCGATGGAGGCCGCGGCCGAGACCGCCACCTCGAACGACGAGCGGGGCCCCTCGCCCCGGTGCGCGTAGCGGCGGGTGTCC
This genomic interval carries:
- a CDS encoding transglutaminase family protein, which gives rise to MRLPMASGAATGAVAIALYPLFQGGSWFWACLGIILLVTGISMLGSRYTLPAAVVTLLQLIALWFYLMAVFTDEKVWRWVVPTEESLIGLAKPLLTGFADIQRYAAPVPANTGITLLTCTGVGLIAIIVDLLASRLRRAALTGLPLLALFTVPAAVISEPINWLTFIVAALGYLGLLAADGRERVTHWGRAVLVRRTPSFVAPKPTSDAGTLQLSGKRIGFAAIALAILLPSLLPTLEPDPLFGFGVGNGKGKGSNSITIPNPIVNLRGQLSLPGNSTVLTYTVNDNVPRYLRLYSLDIFDGEQWTMTAQGRSEDRVSEGPMPAAPGQNMSLPVTEATTKIQVSDQIRGPLEFLPLPYPASRIRIEGDWRPDRDTLMVFSTEDTANGLAYEVTTREPKPTAESLKAAPPASPEINERYLQLPDNLPRQIRELARQVTERDASRYEQALQLQNFFTKDGGFTYSLATQGHGGAALTDFLLISRTGYCEQFAASMAVLARVLGIPARVAIGYTGGSNFSGQWQVRTHDSHAWPELYFEGTGWLRFEPTPTGGAGQGSATVPLYTRPQSPTSGDDGPSTDPTTGSTGSDTPRQPTGNRRDQLLDREIGPAVIPVEEGTPLAAQIGLGAVAVLLVALVPGLLRWELRARRRRSYSSRRAESPGDDGTAPDPTGAVAVRAGRQEAAVAAAWAELDDALCDYGMSRQPSESPRALARRLSEQYGFDEESSTAVARVAAAMERMLFARTPGDIGALPDDLRRVRRALAAAVTRGRRVRAVLLPPSTLLRARRLGVRALDGFDRLENLRIRRPAGRDA